A segment of the Rhizobium sp. ZPR4 genome:
GAAACAACCATGCCGGTGGAGATTGACTGCGCGGTGGCGCTGACATTGCCCTGCGCCAGGACATTGCCGGAAACCGCAAGTCTATTACCAGCGGTAACAGCGAGATTGTTGTAGCTCAACAGCGAGGCGGCCGAGATCGAACCGGCCGTAGCGGTCAGGTTAAGGTCGCCTGTGCTATTGACGGCCGCTGCGATCGCGATATCACCCGAGGCGGCGACAAGTGTTGTTGCGCCGTTGCCAGTCGTCACGCTGCCGGCGGCAATGCCACTACCAGAAGTCATCTGCACGGCCGTGCCGCTGTTGACGTCGCCGGAGACGCTGATGAGGCCGGTTCCGCTGGCAAACACGATATCACTGTCGGCGGCGATCGACTGCAGGGTGATGCCCTGATCGGCCTGGACCGCAACCTTCTGCCTTGAGGTCACCTTGGCAGCGGTGACCTTCTGTTTCGAGGTGATCGTGACGCCATCGCGACCAGACGCATTGCCGATCGAGATTTTGCCGTCAGCCGATAGCGACAACTCGCCGGCATTGGCGGCCATGTCGCCGCTCATCTTGACGCCGGCACCCTTTTCGGTGACGACGACCTTGATACGATCGGCCTGCATGGCGCCGAGCGCCGAACCGTCGATGGCGTATTCGGGCGTGCCGGACGTGGCCGTCAGCGCCGTCGCCTCGCCGGTGGCATAATCATATTTGCTGGCGCCGCCCGTCAGCCGGATGGTCTTGCCATAAAGGGGCGCATTGACATGGATATTGCGGGCAACGACGTCGAACAGATCGACCGCCCCCGGCGCAGCGGCAAAATTGCCGCCTGCCCCCTCAAAGGTGACGTCGCCGCCATTGACCGTAAAGCCGGTGAGACGTCCGTCCGATCCGATATCGGGAACACCGGTCGTCAGGGTCGCGCGCGGCGTATTGATGAAGCCGCAGCCCGAGCAAGTTATCCCGTTTGGGTTAGCTATTACCACGTCGGCCCTGCCACCGAATACTTCGGTCGGGCCGTTCAGGGCCGAGCGATTGCCTGAGGTGACTTCATTGAGGATGACCGAGGCCGGACCCGATGTCTTGAGATTGGAATTCCCAGGTGTGGCGCCACCCAGGTTCGAAGTGCCGACTTCTCCATTGAAGTTGTTGAGGATGAGACCCGGCGTGCCGACGTTGAAGTTGTCGTATTTGTTGTGTGACAGGCCCGTGCTGTTGGGCGTGACGATATCGATCAGCGGTACGCCGTTGGGTGCTGCTCCAACGCCCGGCTGATTGGCCGTGGGCGCCGATCCAGCGGCCGATACCGACTGTGCATTGGCCAGCATCGGCTGGAAAATAAGCAGGGCGCTCAGAAGCGTCGCAGACAGTTGACGCATGGCGCTGCCCAGGCGTCTGATACTCACCTTGCCATTTTCGCCACTTGAAATACGTGCTGACGTCATGGTCATCGCCCTGCCCTGTTAAACGTTTTTTGCTCGCCGTGGATTTTCGATCGACTACTTCCGTGGCGTTAGCCACGTCTTCACCTGCTTCATGAACGTCTCGGCCAGTTGGGTCGCCACGGCGGTCTGATTGGGGGTGACGGCTGCATTGATGACCATCGCGGGAATGAGCGCTAACCCATCCCCGCGGACCGTCATGTCATTGGCACGGATCTCCTGAGCCTGCGCGATCAGTTTTCCTGTGCGCATGTCCTCGAGGCGAACGGTTCCATCGATAAAGCTGTTGTTACCTGCAATAATTCTGCCGGGAGCCGACGCCACATCCAGATCATGAAGGGTGACAATCAACCGCGCGGGAATATTCCCCCCTGGATAGCCCTTCAGATCTTTTGCAAGTCTTTGCTGCAGGACACGCGACACAAGTGCTACCTGAGATTCCCGCGTATCACCGTTCAATAGAGGTGACCCCATCCTCAGATCAGGCGCCGATTCTATGCGGACATCGGCGATACTGGCTGTGCTAAGTGCCGCGGTGAGGCGTGGATCTTGTGTGGTGCATCCGGCCACGACAATCGAACCCACAAGCGCAGCGGCAAGCAGAGCTCTGGTCACGCCGCGATGCAATTTTTTGCAATTTTCCTTCATCTGCTCACCCATTTCACCACCTCACTGACGTGCTGACAAACAAGAGCCCGGAGTCACGGCGATCGACCGTGCCGCCGAGAACGTCCGAATAGCCCATATCGAAATTGACATTGCCGCCGGCGAGCTTGGCGCCGACCGTCCAGCCAAGCATGTCGCCGCCTGCGATCTGGTAGCGGGCCTGGCGTGCGATCCGCCCGTAGTCGAGACCGATATACGGCCTGAATTCTCCAAGCATCTTCGCCAGCCCGGCATTGTCGGCGAAGGGCTGCGTACGCCAGACGAGATCGTTGCGGATGAAGAAGCCGTTATTGCCGAAGAGCATCGTCTCGCGCGTGCCGCGCACCGAGGAATAGCCGCCGGCCGAGATCTGCTCCGCCCCGAACAGATTGTCGGGGGAATATTGACCGGTGACGATCGAATTGATCTCGAAATGCTGCTCCGCGATTTGGAACGGCTTCGTGACCGTGATCGTGCCTGACAATTTCGAGAAGCGAGGATCGGCATCCCCCGCCCCGGCATCGCCTGGCGCAACTGCGTCAAAGAGATTGAGCCCCTGGCTATAGGAGAGATCGAAGACCCAGAGGCCACCGAGCATGCGGCGCGAATGCGAGAGGCCGAGATCGCCGACCGTGTATTTGCGGCTGCCGACCTCGATCCGGTTGCCGAGCAGGAAGTTGTTGGTTTCCTTGTAGGTCAGCCCACTGTTGAAGGTGGTGATCGAATCCTTGTCGCGGAAGATCACCCGGTCGGCGCCGATACCGGCCTGCTTGCTATCGCCCGACGTCCGCAGCGTGCCGAAATTGCCTGGCACGGAGCTGTCATATTCATACCAGGAGCCATTGGTGGAAAAGGTCCAGTAGCCGTAGGGCACGCTGACATTGCCGGAATAGCTGTTGCTCTTGCCCAGACCGTCATTGCGCCATGGATAATCTGGGCCAGTATGCTCGTAAGCGAAATTCCACTGGTCGTTGATGCCGAAGAGGCTGTCATAGCCGATCGAGGCTGAGCTTTTGGAATATCCCGTCTGTTCCTGGCCGAGATTGCTGTTCCCGAACGAAAGGTGCCAGGGATGGCTGGGCTTGTTCTCGATATTGAGGATAGAGGTGCCGTCGGTCTTGCCGGGCAGCATCGCCGTCTTGGCATTATTGGAGGTAAGGCGGTTGATCTGGTCGAGACCTTGCTCGATATCACGAAGATTGGTGATATCGCCCTTCATACCGGGAAAGGCGGTAGCGATCACGCCGGAACCGGGCGACGGCTTGCCGTTGATGTAGATGTCGGAGAGTGTCCCTTCGACGGCGACGAGGCGCAGCAGCTTGGTCTTGGCGATATCCTGCGCCGGCACATAGACACGGGAACTGACAAGACCCTTGTCGAGATAAAGACGCGTCAAGTCGCGCAGCAGAGCATTAATCTCGCCGACGCCGACGCAGCGGTTCGCGTAAGGAGCGGTGACCTTGTCGATCGCGCCGGCCGAAAACCGCGTGACGCCTTCAACCTCTATATGGGTGATGGCAAAACACCGGCCGGATTTGCCGCCACCGGCCTTCTCCGGCTGCAGGACTTCGACCGGAGAAGGTCTCGGCGTCATCTCACCAAGCGTCTTGAGGCGCTGCTGTTCGGCTTCCTGCGCCTGACGGCGCGCGAAGTCGTCATTCGGCGATTGCTGCGCGGCAGCCTGAGCCGAAACCAGGATCACCGACAGCAACGCGGTGGCAAACGGCACAATGAATGACGACTTCGAAAAGCCCCGGCCGCTCCGCGCAGGAGGCGCCCCTAAAGCCAGTGTCATGAGCTATTCCCGCCGTCCGCTTACTTCGAGGCGGGCTTTTGCAGCGCGTCCAGAGCCGGCGACAGGCCCTTGAGGGAGAATTTGATGTTGACCTTCTGGCCATTCATCATCTGGACATGACCGGTGCCATCCGTCGCCTTGGCAAGGGCTGCAACCATCTTTGCGTCCAGTTTCTGCTGCGCCCAGCAGCCCGCCTGATTGCAGTTGCGGTAGGCCAACTGCACGACGGGCTTGTCGTTTGCATCGATGCTGATGCCGGCAGGCAGATACATATTGAGTGGCACGAGCGTCGTCAGAACCAGTTCACTGGCTGGCTGCTTGGCCGTCTTCTTGTCCGTTGCGACGGGAGCAGGCACCTTGGCAACCGCCAGCGTCAATATGTTCACATCCTGGTCGCCCTGCTTGACCGTTGCGATCTGCGCAACTTCGCAGCTCTCCGCTGCAGCGCCATCCGCTGCCTTGCCGTCGATGCAGCGATAGTACCAGTCGTCGAACTTCTGAACGCGGGCCTGAGGCGCGGGCTGCTGTTCGCTTGCCTGCGGAGCTGTAGCCTGAGCGGCTCCGCTGCTCGTAGTCGTGTTTGCGGTCGGAGCGGGCTGCTCCTGCGCCGCCACAGAAAATGCAAGCAACGCCGAAGAAAGAAAAAACGCTGAAGTGAGGGTCTTGAAGGAAAAGGTCTTGTTGGCGGGGGACATACAAATACCCAAAGTCAAAGCCATTCGCTTGCGCAAGGCGTACCTTGCTCAATCGGCATGTCGGTCAAAAATCAGGAAGATTCACCACTGGGTGGCGTAGCCGATCATGGGCCTGATCAGCTCAATAGCAGATTTCTAAAAAAGTACAGCAAAAAGTAGCAATAGCACGGGTGACTCACACGCTCGTTTTCAGATATGCGTGTAAAATCTGCAACACCGACGTTCAGAAATTGAATAAAATTGTCTCGCACTCGGCGGGATTAGAACTCCGCCCCACCCAATTAAAGCCGCAGGATACGCCTGTTTAGACCACGCCAGATAGGCTGATACACATCACGGCCACGCCTTAATGTCTCTGACACAACGATGCTTATTCGTCCGCTCAGCGAGGCCTAAACTGAATCGCCGACCCAGTCTTCATGTCCATAGCGTATTCGGATCACGAAAATTGCTCCGCCCTCTTCAATCCGATAGACAATAAGA
Coding sequences within it:
- a CDS encoding ShlB/FhaC/HecB family hemolysin secretion/activation protein, with product MTLALGAPPARSGRGFSKSSFIVPFATALLSVILVSAQAAAQQSPNDDFARRQAQEAEQQRLKTLGEMTPRPSPVEVLQPEKAGGGKSGRCFAITHIEVEGVTRFSAGAIDKVTAPYANRCVGVGEINALLRDLTRLYLDKGLVSSRVYVPAQDIAKTKLLRLVAVEGTLSDIYINGKPSPGSGVIATAFPGMKGDITNLRDIEQGLDQINRLTSNNAKTAMLPGKTDGTSILNIENKPSHPWHLSFGNSNLGQEQTGYSKSSASIGYDSLFGINDQWNFAYEHTGPDYPWRNDGLGKSNSYSGNVSVPYGYWTFSTNGSWYEYDSSVPGNFGTLRTSGDSKQAGIGADRVIFRDKDSITTFNSGLTYKETNNFLLGNRIEVGSRKYTVGDLGLSHSRRMLGGLWVFDLSYSQGLNLFDAVAPGDAGAGDADPRFSKLSGTITVTKPFQIAEQHFEINSIVTGQYSPDNLFGAEQISAGGYSSVRGTRETMLFGNNGFFIRNDLVWRTQPFADNAGLAKMLGEFRPYIGLDYGRIARQARYQIAGGDMLGWTVGAKLAGGNVNFDMGYSDVLGGTVDRRDSGLLFVSTSVRW
- a CDS encoding invasion associated locus B family protein, with product MSPANKTFSFKTLTSAFFLSSALLAFSVAAQEQPAPTANTTTSSGAAQATAPQASEQQPAPQARVQKFDDWYYRCIDGKAADGAAAESCEVAQIATVKQGDQDVNILTLAVAKVPAPVATDKKTAKQPASELVLTTLVPLNMYLPAGISIDANDKPVVQLAYRNCNQAGCWAQQKLDAKMVAALAKATDGTGHVQMMNGQKVNIKFSLKGLSPALDALQKPASK